A part of Paenibacillus sp. IHBB 10380 genomic DNA contains:
- the eno gene encoding phosphopyruvate hydratase — translation MTIISDVYAREVLDSRGNPTVEVEVYTESGALGRAIVPSGASTGAHEAVELRDGDKSRYLGKGVLEAVKNVNETIAPEVIGMDALDQLGIDKMMIALDGTHNKGKLGANAILAVSMAVARAAADALDLPLYVYLGGFNAKQLPVPMMNIVNGGEHADNNVDVQEFMVLPVGAPSFKEALRTGAEIFHSLKAVLQAKGLNTAVGDEGGFAPNFTSNEEALSTIMEAIEKAGYKPGVDVFLGMDVASTEFYKDGKYHLEGEGKSFTSAEFVDLLVSWADKYPIITIEDGCSEDDWEGWKLLSEKLGDRIQLVGDDLFVTNTERLGKGIEEGIGNSILIKVNQIGTLTETFDAIEMAKRAGYTAVISHRSGESEDSTIADIAVATNAGQIKTGAPSRTDRIAKYNQLLRIEDQLGELAQYHGMKSFYNLKK, via the coding sequence ATGACTATTATTTCAGATGTGTATGCTCGCGAAGTCCTTGACTCTCGTGGTAATCCTACTGTTGAGGTTGAAGTTTATACAGAATCCGGCGCTCTAGGCCGTGCAATTGTTCCTTCCGGTGCTTCTACAGGTGCCCATGAAGCGGTTGAGCTTCGTGATGGAGACAAATCTCGTTACCTTGGTAAAGGTGTACTAGAAGCTGTTAAGAACGTAAATGAAACGATTGCTCCTGAAGTTATCGGTATGGACGCGCTTGACCAACTAGGTATCGACAAAATGATGATCGCTCTAGACGGAACACACAACAAAGGTAAATTAGGTGCGAATGCTATTCTTGCTGTATCTATGGCTGTAGCTCGCGCTGCTGCTGATGCTTTGGATCTACCACTGTATGTTTACCTAGGTGGATTCAATGCTAAACAATTACCAGTACCTATGATGAATATCGTGAACGGTGGCGAACATGCCGACAACAACGTTGACGTACAAGAATTCATGGTATTGCCAGTAGGAGCTCCTTCTTTCAAAGAAGCACTTCGTACAGGTGCAGAAATCTTCCACAGCTTGAAAGCTGTTCTTCAAGCTAAAGGTCTTAATACAGCTGTTGGCGATGAAGGTGGATTTGCTCCTAACTTTACTTCCAATGAAGAAGCATTGTCTACAATCATGGAAGCTATTGAAAAAGCAGGTTACAAACCAGGTGTTGATGTATTCCTAGGTATGGACGTTGCTTCTACTGAATTCTACAAAGATGGTAAGTACCACTTGGAAGGTGAAGGTAAATCCTTTACATCAGCAGAATTCGTTGACCTACTTGTATCATGGGCTGACAAATATCCAATCATTACAATCGAAGATGGTTGTTCTGAAGATGACTGGGAAGGTTGGAAATTGCTTAGTGAGAAATTGGGCGACAGAATCCAACTTGTTGGTGATGACTTGTTCGTAACAAACACTGAGCGTCTTGGTAAAGGAATCGAAGAAGGTATCGGTAACTCTATCTTGATCAAAGTTAACCAAATTGGTACATTGACTGAAACATTTGATGCCATCGAAATGGCTAAACGTGCTGGTTATACAGCAGTTATCTCTCACCGCTCTGGTGAGTCCGAAGATAGCACAATCGCTGACATCGCTGTAGCAACAAATGCAGGTCAGATCAAAACAGGTGCTCCTTCCCGTACAGACCGTATTGCAAAATACAACCAATTACTTCGCATCGAAGATCAATTGGGTGAATTGGCTCAATACCACGGTATGAAATCTTTCTACAACTTGAAAAAATAA
- the secG gene encoding preprotein translocase subunit SecG gives MEMFLQILLVIFSIGLIAVVLLQKGKSAGLSGAISGGAEHLFGKTKARGMDLVLQRLTVGIAAGFFILAIVVAVIVK, from the coding sequence ATGGAAATGTTTTTACAAATACTGCTCGTGATTTTCTCCATTGGTTTGATCGCGGTTGTTCTGTTACAAAAAGGGAAAAGCGCAGGTCTTTCCGGCGCCATCTCCGGCGGTGCTGAACATCTTTTTGGTAAGACTAAAGCACGGGGTATGGACTTAGTGCTTCAACGCTTAACTGTTGGAATTGCAGCAGGGTTCTTTATTCTAGCTATAGTTGTAGCTGTAATTGTAAAATAA
- the gpmI gene encoding 2,3-bisphosphoglycerate-independent phosphoglycerate mutase, giving the protein MTAPRPVALIIMDGFGLRNTVEGNAVAQAKKPNYDRFMSKYPHTTLTACGEAVGLPPGQMGNSEVGHLNIGAGRVVYQNLTRISKSIREGEFFENPTLVEAVRYAKTNNKKLHLYGLLSDGGVHSHIDHLLAMLDLAKKEDLDEVYIHAFMDGRDVAPDSGILFIEQLNAKIAEVGIGKIATVQGRYYAMDRDKRWERVEKSYRAIVYGEGPKYTDALQAVKESYEKSLFDEFVEPTVIVDALGQPVGTVESGDSVIFLNFRPDRAIQLSQVFTNKDFRGFELGPKAPRDLHFVCLTMFSETVEGYVAYEPKNLDNTLGEVLVQNNKKQLRIAETEKYPHVTFFFSGGRDVELPGETRILINSPKVATYDLQPEMSAYQVADACVKEIEAENFDTIILNFANPDMVGHSGMLEPTIKAVEVTDECMGRVVDAVLAKGGVVLITADHGNADMVFDEDGRPFTAHTTNPVPFIVTDENVTLREGGVLADIAPTILDLMQLSQPDDMTGTSVIASRK; this is encoded by the coding sequence ATGACAGCACCAAGACCGGTAGCATTAATTATTATGGACGGTTTCGGTCTGCGTAACACCGTGGAAGGTAACGCTGTAGCGCAAGCTAAGAAGCCCAATTATGATCGATTTATGAGTAAGTATCCTCATACGACACTTACAGCTTGTGGAGAAGCCGTAGGTCTGCCACCAGGGCAGATGGGTAACTCTGAAGTTGGGCATTTGAATATTGGTGCCGGTCGTGTGGTGTATCAGAATCTTACTCGCATATCCAAATCGATTCGTGAAGGTGAATTCTTCGAGAATCCAACATTGGTAGAAGCCGTTCGTTATGCAAAGACTAACAATAAGAAATTGCACCTATATGGTCTTCTCTCAGATGGTGGCGTACATAGTCATATTGATCATCTGTTGGCTATGTTGGATCTTGCTAAGAAAGAAGATTTGGATGAAGTTTACATCCATGCCTTTATGGATGGCCGTGACGTTGCTCCCGATTCAGGTATATTGTTCATTGAACAATTGAATGCGAAGATTGCCGAAGTCGGAATTGGTAAAATCGCGACTGTTCAAGGCCGCTATTATGCGATGGATCGAGATAAACGTTGGGAACGGGTTGAGAAATCATACCGTGCTATCGTTTATGGTGAAGGTCCTAAGTATACGGATGCGCTTCAAGCCGTAAAAGAATCTTATGAGAAGTCTCTATTTGATGAATTCGTAGAGCCTACAGTGATTGTAGATGCTTTGGGACAACCAGTTGGAACAGTTGAGAGTGGAGATTCTGTTATTTTCTTAAATTTCCGTCCAGACCGTGCTATTCAATTGTCTCAAGTGTTTACAAATAAAGATTTCCGTGGATTTGAGCTTGGTCCTAAGGCTCCTCGCGATTTGCATTTTGTATGTCTTACCATGTTCAGTGAAACGGTAGAAGGTTATGTTGCTTATGAACCTAAGAACTTAGATAATACGCTTGGAGAAGTTCTAGTTCAGAACAACAAGAAGCAACTACGTATTGCTGAGACCGAGAAATATCCCCATGTTACATTTTTCTTTAGTGGTGGACGCGATGTGGAACTTCCAGGTGAAACTCGTATCCTAATCAACTCTCCAAAAGTAGCTACATATGATCTGCAGCCCGAAATGAGTGCATATCAAGTGGCAGACGCTTGCGTGAAAGAGATTGAAGCTGAGAATTTCGATACGATTATTCTGAACTTTGCTAACCCTGATATGGTTGGACACTCCGGTATGCTGGAGCCGACGATTAAGGCTGTAGAAGTGACGGATGAGTGTATGGGTAGAGTGGTGGATGCTGTTCTTGCCAAAGGCGGAGTCGTATTGATCACAGCTGACCATGGTAATGCGGATATGGTATTTGATGAGGATGGGCGCCCATTCACAGCTCATACGACGAACCCTGTACCGTTTATCGTTACCGATGAGAATGTTACTTTACGCGAAGGCGGAGTATTGGCAGACATTGCCCCAACCATTCTTGATTTGATGCAGCTATCACAACCTGATGATATGACAGGAACAAGCGTCATTGCTAGTCGTAAATAA
- the tpiA gene encoding triose-phosphate isomerase: MRTPIIAGNWKMFKTVPEAKTFIEAIKGKAEVSGVESVICAPFTNLPALVEAVKGTSIKIGAQNLHFEDNGAFTGEISGVMLKELGVDYVIVGHSERRAYFAETDEVVNKKVHAAFKHGITPIVCVGEKLEEREADQTKEVCKVQTEGALKGLTAEQAAQVVIAYEPIWAIGTGKSSTAQDANEVISYIRDLVKGLYGTSVSDVVRIQYGGSVKPENVVEYMGQSDIDGALVGGASLEPTSYVQLVEGAK, translated from the coding sequence GTGAGAACACCTATCATTGCTGGTAACTGGAAAATGTTCAAAACGGTTCCAGAAGCGAAAACATTCATTGAAGCCATTAAAGGCAAGGCAGAAGTTAGCGGAGTAGAAAGCGTTATTTGTGCTCCATTCACGAATCTACCTGCATTGGTGGAAGCTGTGAAAGGAACATCAATCAAAATTGGTGCTCAAAACCTACATTTTGAAGATAACGGCGCATTCACGGGTGAAATTAGCGGTGTAATGTTGAAAGAGTTAGGCGTTGACTATGTGATCGTGGGTCACTCAGAACGTCGTGCTTATTTCGCTGAAACGGATGAAGTTGTTAACAAAAAAGTTCATGCTGCATTCAAGCATGGCATTACTCCAATTGTATGTGTTGGTGAAAAGCTCGAAGAGCGTGAAGCTGATCAGACAAAAGAAGTATGTAAAGTACAAACAGAAGGCGCTTTGAAGGGATTAACGGCTGAGCAAGCAGCTCAAGTTGTTATCGCTTATGAGCCAATCTGGGCTATTGGAACAGGTAAATCATCTACAGCACAAGATGCTAATGAAGTGATTTCTTATATCCGTGACCTTGTAAAAGGTTTGTATGGAACAAGCGTGTCTGATGTAGTACGTATTCAATATGGCGGAAGTGTTAAGCCTGAGAATGTCGTTGAATATATGGGTCAAAGTGACATCGACGGCGCACTTGTCGGCGGAGCCAGCTTAGAGCCAACTTCTTACGTTCAGCTTGTTGAGGGGGCGAAGTAA